Part of the Rhizobium sp. WYJ-E13 genome is shown below.
TCGTCCAGCTCAAGGAAGTGCTCGACGTCTACACGACGCGTTCGGCTGACAAGGCCAAGTCCATCCGTGAGCGCGACGACGAGATCGACGCGATGTACACCTCGCTGTTCCGCGAACTTCTGACCTACATGATGGAAGATCCGCGCAACATCACGAGCTGCACGCATCTTCTCTTCTGCGCCAAGAACATCGAACGCATCGGCGACCATGCGACCAACATCGCCGAGACGATCTACTACATGGCAACCGGCGCCCAGCCGGAGGGCGAACGTCCGAAGGACGACAGCTCCAATACCGTCGGTGCGGTCACGGAGTAATCCGGACCTGCCGATTGCATATGCGCGTCCCATGCGGGGGCGCGCATGGGTGCAGCCAATTCCGAGTTCCTGCATGATCCCTGCTTAAATCACCCCCGGTTTAAGGATCATGCATTAGGAGACTGACACGCATGATCCCAAGAGTTGCAGTTGTTGAAGATGAAGAGGCGCTGAGCGTGCTTCTCCGCTACAACCTCGAAGCGGAAGGTTTCGAGGTGGATACGATCCTCCGTGGCGACGAGGCCGAAATCCGGCTTCAGGAGCGCACGCCCGACCTGCTCATCCTCGACTGGATGCTGCCGGGCGTTTCCGGCATCGAGCTCTGCCGCCGGCTGCGCATGCGGCCGGAGACCGAGCGTCTGCCGATCATCATGCTGACGGCGCGCGGCGAAGAGAGCGAACGCGTTCGCGGCCTCTCGACCGGCGCGGACGACTATGTCGTCAAGCCCTTCTCCACGCCGGAACTTGTCGCCCGCGTCAAGGCGATGCTGCGTCGTGCCCGTCCGGAGGTTCTTTCCAGCGTTTTGAAGTGCGGGGATATCGAGCTCGATCGCGAAACCCATCGCGTTCATCGCAAGAGCCGTGAAGTCCGCCTCGGCCCGACCGAATTCCGCCTGCTCGAATTCCTGATGTCGTCGCCGGGCAGGGTCTTCTCCCGCTCGCAGCTTCTGGACGGCGTCTGGGGCCATGATATCTATGTGGACGAGCGCACGGTCGACGTCCATGTCGGCCGCCTGCGCAAGGCGCTGAACTTTTCCAACATGCAGGATGTCATCCGCACCGTTCGTGGCGCGGGATATTCCATGGAAGCCTGATCCGAGTGATCGGAGGTCCAGACGGGTCGCTCGGGTTCTCCCGGGCGGCCCGTTTGTCTATCCGGCTGCGTTTTTAGGAGTAGGCGTTGCCTCGCTCACACTTTGACCGACATGTTTCTTGCACCGCGAGGGCTGAAGCCATGATGGGGAGGGCTGCTATACGCCATCAGGAGACGTTAGCTTCGGCTCGCTCGTGCGGCCACCCTTGTCTCCCTTGATGTGATCATGGGGAGCTCAGGTCCAGACCGAGCATGCTGCTAAGGACAAAGGCGAGGAGCCCCACGCCGAGTAGCGCCAGCGCGAAGACTGCGGCCATCATGCCGCCCGTGCGCAGTACCGCTTGCCGCTCCCCCATCTCGCTTCGATCGTAATGCCACTTGATGGCGAAGAACATGGCCGTTCCCAAAGCGAGAACCTTGAACGTAACGAAGACTACAGGGACCCAATCCATATCAGATACTCTCATGTGCACCAGCTACGCGCCTTATGATCCCATCTTAGGCAAACGCATACGTCCTATTGTGCAAGGCTGATATGTAACAGCAGGGGGCGGTTTCCTGGCCTGTATCGTCGGGTTCGGGAATGACCGCTTAGGGCCGCCAGAAGGCTTTGAGCACTTATTGCCCCACCGACCAGTTCCACGCCAGGAGTTCAGCGATGGGAAAAAATTCGCCCCCCTGCGCGTCAGCGAAGAGGGGCGACGAATGCTGCATCTCTGGGCAAGGCGTGGATCAGGCGACCCGGACAGCCTTGCGGCGTTCGCTCATCGGCTGATAGGCGAGACGCTGGTGGTAGTTGCAATAGGGCGATGAATCCGGGGAGTCGCAGCCGCAAAAGTAGAAATCGTCCTTCATCGGATCGCCGACCGGCCATTTGCAGGTGCGTTCCGTGAGTTCCGTCAGGCCGAGGCGACGGGAGATAGGCACGACCACGTTTTTGGCCGGTACATATTCCATTTCCTCGACAGTTTCGATCTCGATCTCTTCCTTCAGGACAGTTGCGCCCTGCTGGCGGGTAACGGTGCGGGTGGTGATGCGAGACGCATAGTTCGGGGCGCGGGGAGCCGAGGTATTGCGCTTCGGTGCACGCGCAGCGGTTGCCGTGCCGCCGGCCTTGGCGCGGCCAGGAAGACTGAGCCGGTGAACCTTGCCGATAACAGCGTTTCTACTGACGCCGCCAAGTTGCGCTGCGATCTGGCTGGCGCTCAGCCCCTCCGACCAAAGCTTCTTGAGCTTTTCGACACGCTCGTCTGTCCAGTTCATGCCCTGTCTCCACCTTTCGCGTTGGTGATGGCAGAATCCCTCACCGTTGCCTCGGAAACTTCCAAAGCAAGAAACGCCCGATCAATTTTGGTGACTAGTTCCGCCGCATGCAGTCTAGTAATTGAACTTTAACCTAGTGTGAGCCTGACTCTGTGACAAGAGTCGCAGGAATCCGATGAATCCGAATTCGTAGTTTTCCCCAACTTGCTTCCCGAGAGAGTCATTTCTGCAACATTAGCTGTTGATAGACCTGTAAAGCCGATTACCGGCTTGACGCATGCGCTAAATCCTCAGTTTTGTTGACATTGCAGTGCGAAAAGTAAATAGTGGTCCGGGCCGCCGAAAGGCGGCATTTTTAATTTTTCGGACCTGGTTTTCTTAGCCGGAGTCCGGTGCCCGGAACCTGATCAGGAGATCGCGCCATGGCTGAAGCCTCGCCGCTTTATGACACCTATTCTCGTGCCCCATTGCGGTTCGAGCGAGGTGAAGGCGTCTGGCTGATCACCGACACCGGCGAGCGATATCTGGATTTCGGCGCGGGCGTTGCCGTCACATCGGTGGGGCATGGCAACCCGCATGTCGTGGCCGCGCTCAAGGATCAGGCTGACAAGGTCTGGCACCTTTCGAACGTCTACGAGATCCCCGGCCAGGAGAAGCTTGCCAAGCGGCTGACGGATGCCACCTTCGCTGACAAGGTGTTCTTCACCAATTCCGGCGCTGAGGCTCTGGAATGCGCGATCAAGACGGCGCGCCGCTACCAGTTCTCCAAGGGCCACCCCGAGCGCTTCCATATCATCACCTTCGAAGGCGCCTTCCACGGCCGGACGCTGGCGACCATCGCCGCCGGTGGCCAGGAGAAATATCTCGAAGGTTTCGGTCCGAAGACCCCTGGATTCGATCAGGTACCCTTCGGCGATATCGAGGCTGTCCGCGCCGCGATCACCGAAAAGACGGCCGCCATCCTCATCGAGCCCGTGCAGGGCGAGGGCGGTGTCCGCCCTGCGACGTCAGAATTCATGAAAGCGCTCCGCCAGCTCTGCGACGAGCATGGCCTGCTGCTGATCCTCGATGAGGTCCAGACAGGTGTCGGCCGCACCGGCAAGCTTTTCGCCCATGAGTGGTCGGGTATCACACCTGATATCATGGCCATCGCCAAGGGCATCGGCGGCGGTTTCCCGCTTGGTGCCTGCCTTGCGACGGCAGAGGCCGCGTCCGGCATGAAAGCCGGCACGCATGGCTCAACCTATGGCGGCAACCCGCTTGCCATGGCTGTCGGCAGCGCGGTGCTGGATATCATCCTGGCCGACGGCTTCCTGCAGCATGTGCGTGATGTCGCCCTCGTTTTCCGCCAAGGCCTTGCCTCGCTCAAGGATCGTTATCCTGACGTAATCGAGGATGTCAGGGGCGAAGGTCTGCTGCTCGGCATCAAGGCCGCTATTCCCTCGGCTGAGCTGTTACAGGCGATCCGCGCAGCACATCTTCTGGCAATCCCGGCGGGCGACAACGTCATCCGTCTGCTTCCGCCGCTGGTCGTAACCGCAGAGGAGGCGCGCGAAGGGATTTCCCGTATCGAGCATGCCGCCGAAAGCATCCGCGCCGCCAAGGTCAAGAAGACCGCTTGATAGGATATTGCCCCGCCCGCCGGCGGGCGTAGCAGGTAAAGAACATGGCTTCCCCGAAACATTTCCTCGATCTCTCCGCAGTCACCGCATCCGACCTCAGAACCATCATGGAGGATGCCAAGCTGCGAAAGCAGGCATTCAAGGCCGGCACCGCCGACAAGCCGCTCGCCGGCAAGATGCTGGCCATGATCTTCGAGAAGCCGTCGACCCGAACCCGCGTCTCCTTCGATGTCGGCATGCGCCAGCTCGGCGGCGAAACGCTGTTCCTGTCGGGCACCGAAATGCAGCTCGGCCGCGCCGAGACGATCGGTGACACCGCCAAGGTTCTGTCGCGCTATGTCGATGCGATCATGATCCGCACGACCGAGCACAGCCGTATGCTGGAGCTCGCCGAGCATGCCACCGTGCCTGTCATCAACGCGCTGACGGACGATACCCATCCCTGCCAGATCATGGCCGATGTCATGACTTTCGAAGAGCATCGCGGCCCGATCAAGGGCAAGACGATCGCCTGGACGGGCGACGGCAACAACGTGCTGCATTCCCTGGTGGAAGGAGCCGCCCGTTTCGGCTACCGCATGAACATGGCCGTACCCCTTGGTTCCGAGCCGAAGGATCACTATTTGAACTGGGCCCGCAATGAGGGCGCCGAAATCATGCTCTACCATGATGCTGACCGTGCGGTCGCCGGCGTCGATTGCGTGGTGACCGATACCTGGGTCTCCATGAATCAGGAACATCGGGCTCGCGGTCACAATGTCTTCCAGCCTTATCAGGTCAATGCGCATTTGATGGCGCAGGCCGGCAAAGACGCATTGTTCATGCATTGCCTTCCCGCTCATCGCGGTGAGGAGGTGACGGACGAGGTGATCGACGGCCCACAATCCGTGGTCTTCGATGAAGCGGAAAACCGTCTTCATGCGCAGAAGTCGATTCTTGCTTGGTGCCTGGGCGCGATCTGAACCATAATCGGATGTCGCGAGTCCAAAACTCGCGGCTGCGCAAGCAGCCGGTGCGCTAGCCGGCTGCTCTGACAAAACAGGAGTGAAAGCCATGGCAGAAGCTGCCGCCGCCCTCGGCGAGTTCGATTTCGCCGGCGATGATCATGTCGTCCCTTTCCAGGTCGAAGGGCTGGATGTGCGCGGTCGCGCCGTCCAGCTCGGCCCGATGCTGGATTCAATCCTCGAACGTCATCATTATCCTGCGCCCGTCGCCCGCCTTCTGGCGGAAGTGGTGGTGCTCACGGTGCTGCTCGGCACATCGCTGAAGTTCGACGGCAAATTCACCGTTCAGACCAAGAGCGACGGTCCCGTCGACCTGCTGGTCGCCGATTTCTCGACGCCGGAAAACGTCCGGGCCTATGCCCGCTTCGATCAGGCCTCGCTCGACAAGGCTATTGCGGCAGGCGAAACCGAGCCGGAACAGCTTCTTGGCAAGGGTGTGCTCGCCTTTACCATCGACCAGGGCAAGTTCAGCCAGCCCTATCAGGGCATCGTCGCGCTTGACGGTACCTCACTGGAAGATATCGCCGGCGTCTATTTCCGCCAGTCGGAGCAGATCCCGACGCGTGTGCGCCTTGCCGCTGCCGAGCTCTTCGATCGTGACGATCATGGCAAGCCGCGTCACCGCTGGCGGGCAGGGGGCCTCGTTGCCCAGTTTCTGCCGGAAGCGCCGGAGCGTATGCGCCAGGCCGATCTTCACGGCGGCGATGGCGACACGGGCGAACGCGCCCATCTCGAAGACGATGCCTGGGCGGAAGCCCGCTCGCTCGTCGAAACCGTGGATGCCGATGAGCTGACCGATCCGCTGGTCGGCACGGAACGCCTGCTGTTCCGCCTCTTCCACGAACGCGGCGTGCGCGTCTACGATCCGCGCGCGGTCTTCGATCGTTGCAGCTGTTCGCGGGAAAAGATCGGCAACGTGCTGAAGGGTTTCAGCGCCGAGGAAGTAGAGGAAAGCCAGGAAAACGGCGAGATCGCCGTAACCTGCGAATTCTGCTCCACGACCTATCGCTTTCCGGTAAACGAGGTTGCACCGGCGGAGTGATCAGTTCAGCACCCTGAGCAGGCCGGGTGAATCCAAGGAGAAGGCGGGGATGTCGACATCGAACAGCTCGCCTTCGTCCGTCTCCATCTGGTAGTGGCCGAACATCAGGCCGGATGGCGTATCCAGCGGACAGCCCGATGAATATTCGTAAGTATCGCCTGGCTGCAGCCGCGGCTGTTCGCCAACGACGCCGGGGCCGCTGACCTCGTCGATCTGCCCGTTCTGGTCGGTAATATTCCAGTAGCGGTTGACGAGGCGCACGGCTATGTCGGAGTTGTTGGCGATGACGACGCGGTAACCCCAGACATAACGATCATCGTCCGGATCGGATTGCTCCTCCAGATAAAAGGGTTCGACAACCACTTCGATGTCTCGTGTGAGGGCGCGATACATGCCTTACACCTTAGTCAAGATATGTTACCCGTATCTTATAAGAGGCCCCATCCGTCAAGAAATGGGACAGTGATCGCGGCCTCGCCACCCCAGTTGGGCGGTCTTTCGTTCATTAAGCCTAACTCTCGGTGTTAATTTCAAGGCAAATGCTGCTGTCGCGGCATGATCCCTGGCATTCTACTCTTTGAAACTCATGCATCGGACCGAAAATCGATCCCGATTTTCGGGCCGATGCATGAAAAGATCAGGCCGAAACCTTGGACAGCGCGCGGGCGAAATCCTCAAGGAGATCGTCCGTGTCTTCGATGCCGGCCGAGAGGCGCACCGTGCCCGGCGAAATGCCGAGTTCGGCGCGGGCCTCATCCGTCAGGTTCTTGTGCGTCGTCGTGGCCGGATGAGTGATCAGGCTCTTGGAGTCGCCGAGATTGTTGGAGATCTTCACGATCTCAAGCGCGTTCTGCAGCGCAAAGGCCGCTTCCTTGCCGCCCTTTAGCTCAAAGCAGACGAGCGTCGAGCCGCCCGACATCTGCTTGGCGATGATATCGGCCTGCGGATGGTCCTTGCGGCCGGGATAGATGACCTTGGCGACCTTGCCCTGATCGGCCAGGAAATCGGCGATCTCAGCCGCGTTCTGCGTCTGCTGCTTGACGCGCAGCGGCAGCGTCTCGATGCCCTTCAGCAGTGTCCAGGCATTGAAGGGCGACATGGCCGGGCCGGTGTGGCGGAAATAGTCATGCAGGTTTTCGTCGATCCATTCCTTGTCGGAGAGAACCACGCCGCCGAGGCAGCGGCCCTGACCGTCAATATGCTTGGTCGCGGAATAGACGACGATATGCGCGCCGAGCTCCAGCGGCTTCTGGAAGAGCGGCGTCGCAAAGACGTTGTCGACCACGACCTTCGCGCCGATCTGGTTGGCGAGCTTGGCCACACCGGCTATATCGACCACTTCCAGCGTCGGATTGGTCGGGCTTTCCAGGAAGAACACCTTGGTCTTCGGCGTAATCGCCTTTTCCCAGTTCTCCAGATAGCGGCCGTCGACCAGCGTGCAGTCGATGCCGTATTTCGGCGCCAGCGTCTCGACCACCCAGCGGCAGGAGCCGAAGAGGGCACGGGCGGCAACGATATGATCGCCGGCCTTCAGCTGGCAGAGAATGGCGGCGGTGACGGCGGCCATGCCGGAAGCCGTGGCGCGGGCATCTTCAGCGCCTTCGAGAGCGCACATGCGCTTTTCGAACATGTCGTTGGTCGGGCTGCCATAACGCGCATAGATGAAACCTTCGGTTTCGCCCTTGAAGCGCGCCTCTGCTGCCTCGGACGTATCGTAGACGAAGCCCTGCGTGAGATAGATTGCCTCTGACGTCTCGCCATATTGCGAGCGCAGCGTTCCGCTGTGGACGAGTTGGGTTGCCGGGCGCCAGGTCTTGCTCATGCCATCACCACTTTCAAACAACAAAAAAACCGGCCGCAAAAGCAGACCGGTTTTCAACCCGGTCTTTTTAGCCACTTGTTTAACGTGGCTGCAAGCCGACCGGCCAAATCACCACGGGATAAATTTGCAATACTGCCGTTCTGCGCTTGCGTCAATTCCCCGACTTTGGTTTTGTCGGCGGCAGATTATGGATGGAGCATGATGGCTCGCGAAACTGGAATTCTGGCCGACCGCGCGATAGCAGCGCTGTTTGAAACGGGGCGTCTTCAAAGCGAACGCGAGCTTGATCGTGACCAGATCCAGCCCGCAAGCCTGGA
Proteins encoded:
- a CDS encoding Hsp33 family molecular chaperone, translated to MAEAAAALGEFDFAGDDHVVPFQVEGLDVRGRAVQLGPMLDSILERHHYPAPVARLLAEVVVLTVLLGTSLKFDGKFTVQTKSDGPVDLLVADFSTPENVRAYARFDQASLDKAIAAGETEPEQLLGKGVLAFTIDQGKFSQPYQGIVALDGTSLEDIAGVYFRQSEQIPTRVRLAAAELFDRDDHGKPRHRWRAGGLVAQFLPEAPERMRQADLHGGDGDTGERAHLEDDAWAEARSLVETVDADELTDPLVGTERLLFRLFHERGVRVYDPRAVFDRCSCSREKIGNVLKGFSAEEVEESQENGEIAVTCEFCSTTYRFPVNEVAPAE
- the argF gene encoding ornithine carbamoyltransferase, producing the protein MASPKHFLDLSAVTASDLRTIMEDAKLRKQAFKAGTADKPLAGKMLAMIFEKPSTRTRVSFDVGMRQLGGETLFLSGTEMQLGRAETIGDTAKVLSRYVDAIMIRTTEHSRMLELAEHATVPVINALTDDTHPCQIMADVMTFEEHRGPIKGKTIAWTGDGNNVLHSLVEGAARFGYRMNMAVPLGSEPKDHYLNWARNEGAEIMLYHDADRAVAGVDCVVTDTWVSMNQEHRARGHNVFQPYQVNAHLMAQAGKDALFMHCLPAHRGEEVTDEVIDGPQSVVFDEAENRLHAQKSILAWCLGAI
- a CDS encoding GcrA family cell cycle regulator; the protein is MNWTDERVEKLKKLWSEGLSASQIAAQLGGVSRNAVIGKVHRLSLPGRAKAGGTATAARAPKRNTSAPRAPNYASRITTRTVTRQQGATVLKEEIEIETVEEMEYVPAKNVVVPISRRLGLTELTERTCKWPVGDPMKDDFYFCGCDSPDSSPYCNYHQRLAYQPMSERRKAVRVA
- the phoB gene encoding phosphate regulon transcriptional regulator PhoB is translated as MIPRVAVVEDEEALSVLLRYNLEAEGFEVDTILRGDEAEIRLQERTPDLLILDWMLPGVSGIELCRRLRMRPETERLPIIMLTARGEESERVRGLSTGADDYVVKPFSTPELVARVKAMLRRARPEVLSSVLKCGDIELDRETHRVHRKSREVRLGPTEFRLLEFLMSSPGRVFSRSQLLDGVWGHDIYVDERTVDVHVGRLRKALNFSNMQDVIRTVRGAGYSMEA
- the apaG gene encoding Co2+/Mg2+ efflux protein ApaG; amino-acid sequence: MYRALTRDIEVVVEPFYLEEQSDPDDDRYVWGYRVVIANNSDIAVRLVNRYWNITDQNGQIDEVSGPGVVGEQPRLQPGDTYEYSSGCPLDTPSGLMFGHYQMETDEGELFDVDIPAFSLDSPGLLRVLN
- a CDS encoding O-succinylhomoserine sulfhydrylase produces the protein MSKTWRPATQLVHSGTLRSQYGETSEAIYLTQGFVYDTSEAAEARFKGETEGFIYARYGSPTNDMFEKRMCALEGAEDARATASGMAAVTAAILCQLKAGDHIVAARALFGSCRWVVETLAPKYGIDCTLVDGRYLENWEKAITPKTKVFFLESPTNPTLEVVDIAGVAKLANQIGAKVVVDNVFATPLFQKPLELGAHIVVYSATKHIDGQGRCLGGVVLSDKEWIDENLHDYFRHTGPAMSPFNAWTLLKGIETLPLRVKQQTQNAAEIADFLADQGKVAKVIYPGRKDHPQADIIAKQMSGGSTLVCFELKGGKEAAFALQNALEIVKISNNLGDSKSLITHPATTTHKNLTDEARAELGISPGTVRLSAGIEDTDDLLEDFARALSKVSA
- a CDS encoding aspartate aminotransferase family protein → MAEASPLYDTYSRAPLRFERGEGVWLITDTGERYLDFGAGVAVTSVGHGNPHVVAALKDQADKVWHLSNVYEIPGQEKLAKRLTDATFADKVFFTNSGAEALECAIKTARRYQFSKGHPERFHIITFEGAFHGRTLATIAAGGQEKYLEGFGPKTPGFDQVPFGDIEAVRAAITEKTAAILIEPVQGEGGVRPATSEFMKALRQLCDEHGLLLILDEVQTGVGRTGKLFAHEWSGITPDIMAIAKGIGGGFPLGACLATAEAASGMKAGTHGSTYGGNPLAMAVGSAVLDIILADGFLQHVRDVALVFRQGLASLKDRYPDVIEDVRGEGLLLGIKAAIPSAELLQAIRAAHLLAIPAGDNVIRLLPPLVVTAEEAREGISRIEHAAESIRAAKVKKTA